A window of the Arachis duranensis cultivar V14167 chromosome 5, aradu.V14167.gnm2.J7QH, whole genome shotgun sequence genome harbors these coding sequences:
- the LOC107489558 gene encoding uncharacterized protein LOC107489558, which translates to MVTTSDQETKNEPNKLSEQPEDTSAEKQEKDHQQPKILQQELLRLYAPFPQLLNGAVEKRIYSRFLDLFASFHVNIPFIKTLQQMPTYIKYMKELLPKKSSLKGGQTIVMNKECSALIQPELPTKRKDPGSFYISCAIGETMFDKGLCDLGASINLMPLSLMKRLQINEIMPTDLVIRLADKTQKQAIGVVENVLV; encoded by the coding sequence ATGGTCACTACAAGTGATCAGGAGACCAAGAACGAGCCAAACAAGCTGTCAGAACAACCTGAAGATACCTCAGCAGAGAAGCAGGAAAAAGATCACCAACAACCCAAAATCTTACAACAGGAGTTGCTGAGACTCTATGCACCCTTTCCCCAATTACTCAATGGTGCTGtggagaagagaatatactcaaggTTTCTTGATTTGTTTGCATCCTTCCATGtaaacataccattcatcaagaCCCTCCAACAAATGCCGACCTACATCAAGTATATGAAGGAGCTGCTTCCCAAGAAAAGCTCACTCAAGGGAGGCCAAACTATAGTGATGAATAAGGAAtgtagtgctctcattcaaccagaGTTGCCTACAAAAAGAaaggacccagggagtttcTACATTTcctgtgccataggagaaaccaTGTTTGATAAAGGACTCTGCGATttgggagcaagtatcaacttaatgcccttaTCCCTTATGAAGAGGctgcagatcaatgagataaTGCCCACAGATCTAGTCATCAGGCTGGccgacaaaactcaaaaacaagcaataggagtggtggaaAACGTGTTGGTATAG
- the LOC107489559 gene encoding uncharacterized protein LOC107489559 yields MMLIKFFEEPLPIPFPTIAKKANKQKDLDPTVVEIFEKVKVTVPLFQAIQQVPKYAKFLKDVCTHKDKLGNLNKKPVDDSISSLLPEKCNDPGPCLVTCLIGRIKFIDCMCDLGASVSIMPLPIYERLNLSLLKRSGARFVLPDKSIVSVMGIAENVIVNIQGLLSPVDFHILKTLPIDSTKPSSILLGRPFLKTARFRLDAHSGVYSLESDVEDELSEECNEQGKENSAKESNSKDHVQPKQAKELEIFLLREIS; encoded by the exons ATGATGTTGATCAAATTCTTTGAAGAGCCCTTGCCCATTCCATTTCCAACTATAGCCAAGAAAGCAAACAAGCAAAAAGATCTTGACCCCACTGTGGTGGAAATTTTTGAGAAAGTTAAAGTTACCGTCCCTCTCTTTCAAGCCATTCAACAAGTGCCGAAATATGCTAAGTTTCTCAAAGATGTGTGCACTCACAAAGACAAGCTTGGTAACCTCAACAAAAAGCCCGTAGATGATTCTATCTCTTCTTTACTTCCTGAAAAATGCAATGATCCCGGCCCATGTTTGGTGACTTGTTTAATTGGTAGGATTAAGTTCATAGACTGTATGTGTGATTTGGGGGCATCTGTGAGCATCATGCCACTCCCCATCTATGAAAGATTGAACTTATCTCTCCTAAAGAGGTCCGGGGCGAGGTTTGTATTACCCGACAAGAGTATTGTGTCAGTTATGGGGATTGCAGAGAATGTCATAGTGAATATTCAAGGATTGCTCTCTCCAGTTGATTTTCACATTTTGAAAACCCTTCCCATTGACTCAACCAAGCCATCATCAATActccttggaagaccattcttgaAGACGGCCCGTTTCAGGCTAGATGCACACTCGGGAGTCTATTCTTTGGAGTCGGATG TTGAAGACGAATTGAGTGAAGAATGCAACGAGCAAGGAAAAGAGAATAGTGCCAAGgagtcaaattcaaaggatcaTGTTCAACCAAAGCAAGCCAAGGAGTTGGAGATTTTCCTCCTTAGGGAAATTTCTTAA